Proteins found in one Litorihabitans aurantiacus genomic segment:
- a CDS encoding ribonuclease J, whose product MSHPHPELPLPGPLATGALRVVALGGLGEVGRNMAVLEYDGRLLIIDCGVLFPEDHQPGVDLILPDFSSIADRLDDVEAVVLTHGHEDHIGAVPYLLRLRRDIPLIGSQLTLAFISAKLKEHRITPVLRQVKEEQELKVGPFDLEFIAVNHSIPDALAVAVTTGAGTVLHTGDFKMDQLPLDGRITDLRAFARLGEKGVDLFMPDSTNAEVPGFTTAEAEIGPVLDQVFAAATGRLVVASFASHVHRVQQVIDAAWANERKVALVGRSMVRNMTIAAELGYLTVPDGVLVDVKKMDQLPPDRVVLMCTGSQGEPMAALSRIANRDHRVEVGPGDTVVLASSLIPGNENAVFRVINGLTRLGAKVVHSGNAKVHVSGHASAGELLYCYNILRPKNVMPVHGEIRHLVANGALAVKTGVDPQRVILAEDGVVVDLVDGRARIVGAVPCGYVYVDGSSVGEIGETELKDRRILAEEGFISVFAVVDSTTGQVVAGPQVQARGLAETDATLKDVVPQVSQALAEAARGGSVDTHQLQQVVRRVVGRWASGRLRRRPMIIPVVVEA is encoded by the coding sequence ATGTCCCACCCCCACCCCGAGCTGCCGCTCCCGGGTCCGCTCGCGACGGGCGCGCTGCGCGTCGTCGCCCTCGGCGGCCTCGGTGAGGTCGGCCGCAACATGGCCGTGCTCGAGTACGACGGCCGCCTGCTCATCATCGACTGCGGCGTCCTGTTCCCCGAGGACCACCAGCCCGGCGTCGACCTGATCCTGCCCGACTTCTCCTCGATCGCCGACCGGCTCGACGACGTCGAGGCCGTCGTGCTCACGCACGGGCACGAGGACCACATCGGCGCCGTGCCGTACCTGCTGCGCCTGCGCCGCGACATCCCCCTCATCGGGTCGCAGCTCACGCTGGCCTTCATCAGCGCCAAGCTCAAGGAGCACCGCATCACGCCCGTGCTGCGGCAGGTGAAGGAGGAGCAGGAGCTGAAGGTCGGCCCCTTCGACCTCGAGTTCATCGCGGTCAACCACTCCATCCCCGACGCGCTGGCCGTCGCCGTCACCACCGGTGCCGGCACCGTGCTGCACACCGGCGACTTCAAGATGGACCAGCTGCCGCTGGACGGTCGCATCACCGACCTGCGCGCGTTCGCGCGCCTGGGCGAGAAAGGTGTGGACCTGTTCATGCCCGACTCCACGAACGCGGAGGTCCCGGGCTTCACGACGGCGGAGGCCGAGATCGGCCCCGTCCTGGACCAGGTCTTCGCCGCCGCCACCGGTCGTCTCGTGGTGGCGAGCTTCGCCTCGCACGTGCACCGCGTGCAGCAGGTGATCGACGCCGCGTGGGCCAACGAGCGCAAGGTCGCCCTCGTGGGCCGCTCGATGGTGCGCAACATGACGATCGCGGCCGAGCTCGGCTACCTCACGGTGCCCGACGGCGTGCTGGTGGACGTCAAGAAGATGGACCAGCTGCCGCCCGACCGCGTCGTGCTCATGTGCACCGGCTCGCAGGGCGAGCCGATGGCCGCGCTCTCGCGCATCGCCAACCGCGACCACCGCGTCGAGGTGGGCCCGGGCGACACCGTGGTGCTCGCCTCCTCGCTCATCCCGGGCAACGAGAACGCCGTCTTCCGCGTGATCAACGGGCTGACGCGCCTCGGCGCCAAGGTCGTGCACTCGGGCAACGCCAAGGTGCACGTCTCCGGCCACGCGAGCGCGGGCGAGCTGCTCTACTGCTACAACATCCTGCGGCCGAAGAACGTCATGCCGGTGCACGGCGAGATCCGTCACCTCGTGGCGAACGGTGCGCTCGCGGTCAAGACCGGCGTCGACCCGCAGCGCGTGATCCTCGCGGAGGACGGCGTCGTCGTCGACCTCGTGGACGGTCGGGCGCGCATCGTCGGCGCCGTGCCGTGCGGCTACGTCTACGTCGACGGCTCGAGCGTCGGTGAGATCGGCGAGACCGAGCTCAAGGACCGGCGCATCCTCGCGGAGGAGGGGTTCATCTCGGTGTTCGCCGTCGTGGACTCCACGACGGGTCAGGTCGTGGCCGGACCGCAGGTCCAGGCGCGGGGGCTCGCGGAGACCGACGCCACGCTGAAGGACGTCGTGCCGCAGGTGTCGCAGGCGCTCGCCGAGGCGGCGCGCGGCGGCAGCGTCGACACGCACCAGCTGCAGCAGGTCGTACGCCGCGTGGTGGGTCGCTGGGCGTCGGGCCGCCTGCGCCGCCGCCCGATGATCATCCCGGTGGTCGTCGAGGCGTGA
- the dapA gene encoding 4-hydroxy-tetrahydrodipicolinate synthase — MSTRNARALAEFGSVSVAMVTPMHPDGSIDVDAACALATRLVDDGADGLVLNGTTGESPTTHQPEKDALVRAVVDTVGDRARIVAGAGSNDTEHAIRIAQGAQRTGAHGLLVVSPYYNRPSQEGVYRHIHRIVEAVDLPVMLYDIPGRTGVAIGDEILDRLAQHDRVLAVKDATGDVPAGFERMRRTGLAFYSGDDNLSLAWLTHGAVGVVSVVGHVVAGAYAEMVERIGAGDLARAQDLAVELAPVCEAIMGAGQGAVYAKAALELLGALPHRTVRSPLVEADASELSDLAERLRALGILAA, encoded by the coding sequence ATGAGCACGCGCAACGCCCGCGCCCTGGCGGAGTTCGGTTCCGTCTCGGTCGCGATGGTCACCCCCATGCACCCCGACGGCAGCATCGACGTCGACGCCGCGTGCGCGCTGGCCACCCGCCTGGTCGACGACGGCGCAGACGGCCTCGTCCTCAACGGCACCACGGGGGAGTCCCCGACCACCCACCAGCCGGAGAAGGACGCGCTCGTGCGCGCCGTCGTCGACACCGTGGGCGACCGGGCGCGCATCGTGGCCGGCGCAGGGTCGAACGACACCGAGCACGCGATCCGCATCGCCCAGGGCGCGCAGCGCACGGGGGCGCACGGCCTGCTCGTGGTCTCCCCGTACTACAACCGCCCCTCGCAGGAGGGCGTCTACCGCCACATCCACCGCATCGTCGAGGCGGTCGACCTGCCCGTCATGCTCTACGACATCCCCGGGCGCACGGGCGTCGCGATCGGGGACGAGATCCTCGACCGCCTCGCGCAGCACGACCGGGTGCTGGCCGTGAAGGACGCCACGGGCGACGTGCCCGCCGGTTTCGAGCGGATGCGGCGCACCGGCCTCGCCTTCTACTCGGGTGACGACAACCTCAGCCTCGCGTGGCTCACGCACGGCGCCGTCGGCGTCGTGAGCGTGGTCGGTCACGTGGTGGCCGGTGCCTACGCCGAGATGGTCGAGCGCATCGGTGCCGGCGACCTCGCCCGCGCGCAGGACCTCGCGGTCGAGCTGGCACCCGTGTGCGAGGCGATCATGGGAGCCGGTCAGGGCGCGGTGTACGCCAAGGCCGCGCTCGAGCTGCTCGGCGCCCTCCCGCACCGCACGGTGCGATCCCCGCTCGTCGAGGCAGACGCCTCCGAGCTCTCAGACCTTGCCGAGCGGCTGCGTGCCCTCGGCATCCTCGCGGCCTAG
- a CDS encoding M15 family metallopeptidase: MAATRVPGTPRTPGGTGTQHRSRRTGLAVLVLAVAAGTTSAAVGERSLRADRVEQARATASVTARGIEAEVTAARSDLETEIAAASAVLAGTDAETGSDDTAEPLGAAPPAPGAPAEPSDPAPTDTPSAAGVAPEPSDANADVDPATVEELRRTLEDARTRLDGPVTVTTQPEVVERVEVDVPVGASPSVDDVSAAASSLVAAADAVRQERASAARDHLLAALTTAEERLATWEPLAADPAGLDDLRAAVAAGIEVRDGGQDLDVAGLRERRTALETVTAAHPEIVVSPDAPTTVGGIPVISKALPLPLGYDPGMSPEVEAAFAEMATAAQVEAGLTLFVASGYRSYDDQRVTYERWSSSHGATYADRFSSRAGFSEHQSGLALDVNDPSRAFDGTPEALWVAANAHRFGFVVRYPEGKEAVTGYVWEPWHLRHLGVELATELTEAGLTLEEHLGLRADYEASGNGG; encoded by the coding sequence GTGGCTGCAACCCGCGTCCCGGGGACCCCGCGCACCCCGGGTGGCACGGGGACCCAGCACCGCTCCCGCCGCACCGGACTCGCGGTGCTCGTGCTGGCCGTGGCGGCCGGGACGACCAGCGCCGCCGTCGGCGAGCGCTCCCTGCGCGCGGACCGCGTCGAGCAGGCGCGGGCGACCGCCTCCGTCACGGCGCGTGGCATCGAGGCCGAGGTGACCGCCGCCCGCAGCGACCTCGAGACGGAGATCGCCGCGGCGTCGGCCGTGCTGGCCGGGACGGACGCCGAGACGGGGTCGGACGACACGGCCGAGCCGCTCGGGGCCGCACCCCCGGCCCCCGGCGCACCGGCCGAGCCGTCCGACCCGGCCCCGACCGACACGCCGTCGGCCGCCGGTGTCGCTCCCGAGCCGTCCGACGCCAACGCCGACGTCGACCCCGCCACCGTCGAGGAGCTGCGCCGCACCCTCGAGGACGCGCGCACCCGCCTGGACGGGCCGGTGACCGTGACGACGCAGCCCGAGGTCGTCGAGCGCGTCGAGGTCGACGTCCCGGTCGGGGCGAGCCCCTCGGTCGACGACGTCAGCGCCGCCGCGTCCTCGCTCGTGGCCGCGGCTGACGCGGTGCGGCAGGAGCGCGCGTCGGCGGCGCGCGACCACCTCCTGGCCGCCCTGACCACCGCCGAGGAGCGGCTCGCGACCTGGGAGCCGCTCGCCGCGGACCCCGCCGGTCTCGACGACCTGCGCGCCGCCGTCGCCGCGGGTATCGAGGTGCGCGACGGCGGGCAGGACCTCGACGTCGCGGGCCTGAGGGAGCGCCGCACGGCCCTGGAGACCGTGACCGCCGCGCACCCCGAGATCGTCGTCAGCCCGGACGCCCCCACCACGGTGGGCGGCATCCCCGTGATCAGCAAGGCGCTCCCGCTCCCGCTCGGCTACGACCCGGGCATGTCTCCCGAGGTCGAGGCCGCGTTCGCGGAGATGGCGACGGCGGCCCAGGTCGAGGCGGGCCTGACGCTGTTCGTGGCCTCGGGCTACCGCTCGTACGACGACCAGCGGGTGACCTACGAGCGCTGGTCGTCCTCGCACGGCGCCACCTACGCGGACCGGTTCTCCTCGCGCGCGGGCTTCTCGGAGCACCAGAGCGGGCTCGCGCTGGACGTGAACGACCCCTCGCGCGCGTTCGACGGCACGCCAGAGGCGCTCTGGGTCGCGGCCAACGCCCACCGGTTCGGCTTCGTGGTGCGCTACCCGGAGGGCAAGGAGGCGGTGACGGGATACGTGTGGGAGCCGTGGCACCTGCGCCACCTGGGCGTCGAGCTGGCCACCGAGCTGACGGAGGCCGGGCTGACGCTCGAGGAGCACCTCGGGCTGCGCGCGGACTACGAGGCCTCCGGGAACGGCGGCTGA
- a CDS encoding GNAT family N-acetyltransferase: protein MTAPPSTPTADVSVRPALPQDAEVIADLQLTAWRERLGDAVVDGLEIADVARTWRDAVTSPPDRRGRVLVATAGPRVVGLAACAPSSASRAGEGGTTGSADDDGGWTAEVVALEVAPGDRRQGHASRLLAAAVDLARDAGAHHVAAWTLREDDARTAFLSSAGLAEAGVRRVLEVPSGDREEILLTGLIHPRA, encoded by the coding sequence GTGACCGCACCGCCCTCCACGCCCACCGCCGACGTCTCCGTGCGACCCGCGCTCCCGCAGGACGCCGAGGTGATCGCCGACCTGCAGCTGACCGCGTGGCGGGAGCGCCTGGGGGACGCCGTCGTCGACGGCCTCGAGATCGCCGACGTCGCCCGGACGTGGCGCGACGCCGTCACCTCGCCGCCCGACCGGCGCGGGCGGGTGCTCGTCGCCACCGCCGGGCCGCGCGTGGTCGGCCTCGCCGCGTGCGCGCCGTCGTCCGCCTCGCGCGCGGGCGAGGGTGGGACCACTGGATCCGCCGACGACGACGGCGGTTGGACTGCCGAGGTGGTCGCGCTCGAGGTCGCCCCCGGCGACCGCCGGCAGGGTCACGCCTCGCGCCTGCTGGCGGCCGCCGTCGACCTGGCCCGCGACGCCGGCGCCCACCACGTCGCTGCCTGGACCCTGCGCGAGGACGACGCCCGCACCGCGTTCCTCAGCTCGGCCGGGCTCGCCGAGGCCGGCGTCCGCCGCGTGCTGGAGGTGCCCAGTGGCGACCGCGAGGAGATCCTCCTCACCGGCCTGATCCACCCCCGCGCCTGA
- a CDS encoding TIGR00645 family protein, protein MTAPDRPPTTTTTTTVTQEAEQTAAVSGFSSLVFASRWLQAPLYLGLIVAQVVYVWQFALELWHLIQYAFDHSHVPEQYEGFTSEAITMLMVLGLVDVVMISNLLIMVIIGGYETFVSRMRLDGHPDQPEWLSHVNANVLKTKLAMSIIGISSIHLLRTFIESASRDVDTDEMMWQTLIHLAFVVSALALALIDRMTLGSKQRFVPVDRGDTAG, encoded by the coding sequence GTGACCGCACCCGACCGCCCGCCCACCACCACGACCACCACGACCGTGACGCAGGAGGCCGAGCAGACCGCGGCCGTCTCCGGCTTCTCGAGCCTGGTCTTCGCCTCGCGCTGGCTGCAGGCACCCCTCTACCTCGGGCTGATCGTCGCCCAGGTGGTCTACGTCTGGCAGTTCGCCCTCGAGCTGTGGCACCTCATCCAGTACGCGTTCGACCACTCGCACGTGCCCGAGCAGTACGAGGGCTTCACGAGCGAGGCCATCACGATGCTGATGGTGCTCGGTCTCGTGGACGTCGTGATGATCAGCAACCTGCTGATCATGGTGATCATCGGCGGCTACGAGACCTTCGTCTCGCGCATGCGGCTCGACGGCCACCCCGACCAGCCGGAGTGGCTCAGCCACGTCAACGCGAACGTGCTGAAGACGAAGCTCGCGATGAGCATCATCGGGATCTCCTCGATCCACCTGCTGCGCACGTTCATCGAGTCGGCGTCCCGCGACGTCGACACCGACGAGATGATGTGGCAGACGCTCATCCACCTGGCGTTCGTCGTCTCCGCGCTCGCTCTGGCGCTCATCGACCGCATGACGCTCGGCTCGAAGCAGCGCTTCGTGCCGGTCGACCGCGGCGACACGGCCGGCTGA
- a CDS encoding tetratricopeptide repeat protein, whose protein sequence is MRPLLARRTGWAALALVALLGLYVVAVGERGVLLLRTGEPVAVALGAAVLVIPLLTVWFLVREIAQARAVDRLTRVLAGEGTLEVDDLPRSPAGRIDRAVADERFEPAREAVQADPDSWRAWYRLGWAYDAAGDRRRAREALRRAVRLERAARR, encoded by the coding sequence GTGAGGCCGCTGCTCGCGCGACGCACCGGCTGGGCCGCGCTCGCCCTCGTCGCGCTCCTGGGCCTCTACGTCGTGGCGGTGGGGGAGCGTGGCGTCCTGCTGCTGAGGACGGGGGAGCCCGTGGCCGTGGCGCTCGGTGCGGCCGTCCTCGTCATCCCGCTGCTGACGGTGTGGTTCCTGGTGCGCGAGATCGCCCAGGCCCGCGCCGTCGACCGCCTCACCCGGGTGCTGGCGGGCGAGGGCACCCTCGAGGTGGACGACCTCCCGCGCAGCCCCGCCGGACGCATCGACCGGGCGGTCGCGGACGAGCGGTTCGAGCCCGCCCGCGAGGCGGTGCAGGCGGATCCGGACAGCTGGCGGGCCTGGTACCGGCTCGGGTGGGCCTACGACGCCGCGGGGGACCGCCGTCGGGCGCGCGAGGCGCTGCGGCGCGCCGTCCGGCTCGAGCGGGCGGCGCGCCGGTAG
- a CDS encoding SDR family NAD(P)-dependent oxidoreductase → MSTPTSSPTTGAAPEPRRVVVTGGGTGLGAAIAERFARDGDDVLVVGRRREKLEETARRIDAEVGRAAVAVHACDLTDPAAVEELARDVAAGGAVDVLVANAGGGSTRAGADLAETAELTTDLFRLNVLTTVLTIEALRPHLRRPGARVITLSSIAGVRGGGTYGAMKGAISSLTLGLAAELGPDGVTVNALAPGFVPDTEFWDGRLSDEAVDQRVRPTLLGRAGLPSEVADAAAYLAGPGAAWTTGQILQVNGGACLGRG, encoded by the coding sequence ATGAGCACGCCCACCAGCAGCCCGACCACCGGTGCCGCTCCAGAGCCCCGTCGCGTCGTCGTCACCGGCGGCGGCACGGGCCTGGGCGCGGCGATCGCCGAACGGTTCGCGCGCGACGGCGACGACGTCCTCGTGGTCGGGCGGCGCCGCGAGAAGCTCGAGGAGACGGCCCGGCGGATCGACGCCGAGGTCGGGCGTGCCGCCGTCGCCGTCCACGCGTGCGACCTCACCGATCCCGCGGCGGTCGAGGAGCTCGCGCGCGACGTGGCCGCGGGCGGGGCGGTCGACGTGCTGGTGGCCAACGCGGGCGGCGGGAGCACGCGCGCCGGCGCGGACCTCGCCGAGACGGCGGAGCTGACCACCGACCTCTTCCGGCTCAACGTGCTGACCACCGTGCTCACGATCGAGGCGCTGCGGCCCCACCTGCGCCGGCCGGGAGCCCGCGTGATCACCCTGAGCTCGATCGCGGGTGTCCGGGGTGGCGGCACGTACGGCGCGATGAAGGGGGCGATCTCCTCGCTCACGCTCGGGCTCGCCGCGGAGCTGGGGCCGGACGGCGTCACGGTGAACGCGCTCGCTCCGGGCTTTGTGCCGGACACCGAGTTCTGGGACGGGCGGCTCAGCGACGAGGCCGTCGACCAGCGCGTCCGCCCGACGCTGCTCGGACGTGCGGGGCTGCCCTCGGAGGTGGCCGACGCGGCCGCCTATCTCGCCGGCCCGGGTGCCGCCTGGACGACGGGTCAGATACTGCAGGTCAACGGCGGCGCGTGCCTCGGGCGCGGCTGA
- a CDS encoding polyribonucleotide nucleotidyltransferase yields the protein MEGPEITFAEATIDNGRFGTRTIRFETGRLAKQAGGAVLATLDEDTVVLSTTTAGRHPREGFDFFPLTVDVEERQYAAGKIPGSFFRREGRPSTEAILACRLIDRPLRPLFVKGLRNEVQVVETVLAIHPDDSYDVLAINAASASTQISGLPFSGPVGAVRVSLIDGQWVAFPRYSESARAVFEMVVAGRVVETADGSDVAIAMIEAEASEAAWDLIHGEGQQAPTEDVVAAGLEASKPFIRALAEAQLSLAGQAAKEIRSFPLFPDYEADAFDAMSSQAGADLEEALQIADKQTREARLDEVRDAAIGALQAGFDGREKELHAAYRSLTKAAIRRRILTDSFRIDGRGLRDIRPLSAEVEVLPRVHGSAIFERGETQIMGVTTLNMLKMEQQLDTLSPITRKRYMHNYNFPPYSTGETGRVGSPKRREIGHGALAERAIVPVLPAREEFPYAIRQVSEALGSNGSTSMGSVCASTLSLLNAGVPLRAAVAGIAMGLVSESIEGETRYAALTDILGAEDAFGDMDFKVAGTREFVTAIQLDTKLDGIPASVLAGALSQAKEARLAILDVMAEAIDTPDEMAPTAPRVITVQVPVDKIGEVIGPKGKMINQIQADTGADISIEDDGTVFIGATDGPSAEAARAAINAIANPHMPEVGERFIGTVVKTTTFGAFVSLSPGKDGLLHISQIRRLVGGKRVENVEDVLSIGQKVQVELAEIDPRGKLSLHAVVEESAEDSEA from the coding sequence GTGGAGGGTCCCGAGATCACGTTCGCCGAGGCAACGATCGACAACGGTCGCTTCGGCACCCGCACCATCCGCTTCGAGACCGGCCGTCTGGCCAAGCAGGCCGGCGGCGCCGTCCTGGCCACCCTGGACGAGGACACCGTCGTGCTCTCGACCACGACGGCGGGCCGCCACCCGCGCGAGGGCTTCGACTTCTTCCCCCTCACGGTGGACGTCGAGGAGCGCCAGTACGCGGCCGGCAAGATCCCCGGCTCGTTCTTCCGCCGCGAGGGCCGCCCCTCGACCGAGGCGATCCTGGCCTGCCGCCTCATCGACCGCCCGCTGCGTCCGCTGTTCGTCAAGGGCCTGCGCAACGAGGTCCAGGTCGTCGAGACCGTCCTCGCGATCCACCCCGACGACTCCTACGACGTCCTCGCGATCAACGCCGCGTCGGCCTCGACCCAGATCTCGGGTCTGCCGTTCTCCGGCCCGGTCGGCGCCGTGCGCGTCTCGCTCATCGACGGCCAGTGGGTCGCGTTCCCGCGCTACAGCGAGTCCGCCCGCGCCGTGTTCGAGATGGTCGTGGCCGGCCGCGTGGTCGAGACCGCCGACGGCTCCGACGTCGCGATCGCCATGATCGAGGCCGAGGCCTCCGAGGCCGCGTGGGACCTCATCCACGGCGAGGGCCAGCAGGCGCCGACCGAGGACGTCGTGGCCGCGGGCCTCGAGGCCTCCAAGCCGTTCATCCGCGCGCTCGCCGAGGCCCAGCTCTCGCTGGCCGGCCAGGCCGCCAAGGAGATCCGCTCCTTCCCGCTGTTCCCCGACTACGAGGCCGACGCGTTCGACGCGATGTCCTCCCAGGCCGGTGCGGACCTCGAGGAGGCGCTCCAGATCGCCGACAAGCAGACCCGCGAGGCGCGCCTCGACGAGGTCCGCGACGCCGCGATCGGTGCCCTCCAGGCCGGCTTCGACGGCCGCGAGAAGGAGCTGCACGCCGCGTACCGCTCGCTCACCAAGGCCGCGATCCGCCGACGGATCCTCACGGACTCCTTCCGCATCGACGGCCGCGGCCTGCGCGACATCCGTCCGCTGTCGGCCGAGGTCGAGGTTCTGCCCCGCGTGCACGGCTCGGCGATCTTCGAGCGCGGCGAGACCCAGATCATGGGTGTCACCACGCTGAACATGCTGAAGATGGAGCAGCAGCTCGACACGCTGTCGCCGATCACGCGCAAGCGCTACATGCACAACTACAACTTCCCGCCCTACTCCACGGGCGAGACCGGCCGCGTCGGCAGCCCCAAGCGTCGTGAGATCGGCCACGGCGCGCTCGCCGAGCGTGCGATCGTGCCGGTTCTTCCTGCCCGTGAGGAGTTCCCCTACGCGATCCGCCAGGTGTCCGAGGCGCTCGGCTCCAACGGGTCGACGTCGATGGGCTCCGTCTGCGCCTCGACCCTGTCGCTGCTGAACGCGGGTGTGCCGCTGCGCGCCGCCGTCGCCGGCATCGCCATGGGCCTGGTCTCGGAGAGCATCGAGGGTGAGACGCGCTACGCCGCGCTGACCGACATCCTGGGCGCCGAGGACGCGTTCGGCGACATGGACTTCAAGGTCGCCGGCACGCGCGAGTTCGTCACGGCCATCCAGCTCGACACCAAGCTCGACGGCATCCCCGCCTCGGTGCTCGCCGGTGCGCTCTCGCAGGCGAAGGAGGCTCGCCTCGCGATCCTCGACGTCATGGCCGAGGCGATCGACACGCCCGACGAGATGGCCCCGACCGCGCCCCGCGTGATCACGGTCCAGGTGCCGGTCGACAAGATCGGCGAGGTCATCGGCCCGAAGGGCAAGATGATCAACCAGATCCAGGCGGACACGGGCGCCGACATCTCCATCGAGGATGACGGCACCGTGTTCATCGGCGCGACGGACGGCCCGTCCGCCGAGGCCGCGCGGGCGGCGATCAACGCGATCGCGAACCCGCACATGCCCGAGGTCGGTGAGCGCTTCATCGGCACCGTGGTCAAGACGACCACGTTCGGCGCGTTCGTCTCGCTCTCGCCCGGCAAGGACGGTCTGCTGCACATCAGCCAGATCCGTCGCCTCGTCGGTGGCAAGCGCGTGGAGAACGTCGAGGACGTGCTGTCGATCGGGCAGAAGGTCCAGGTCGAGCTGGCCGAGATCGACCCGCGCGGCAAGCTCTCGCTGCACGCGGTGGTCGAGGAGTCCGCCGAGGACTCGGAGGCCTGA
- the rpsO gene encoding 30S ribosomal protein S15, which produces MPLDAAVKQQIIAEYATTEGDTGSPEVQVAMLSQRIKDLTEHLKSHKHDHHSRRGLMILVGQRRRLLGYLQKVDIERYRSLIARLGLRR; this is translated from the coding sequence ATGCCTCTCGATGCCGCCGTCAAGCAGCAGATCATCGCCGAGTACGCCACCACCGAGGGTGACACCGGTTCGCCCGAGGTCCAGGTCGCGATGCTCAGCCAGCGGATCAAGGACCTCACCGAGCACCTCAAGTCCCACAAGCACGACCACCACAGCCGCCGGGGTCTGATGATCCTGGTCGGTCAGCGTCGCCGGCTCCTGGGCTACCTGCAGAAGGTCGACATCGAGCGCTACCGCTCGCTGATCGCGCGCCTCGGCCTGCGCCGCTAG
- a CDS encoding bifunctional riboflavin kinase/FAD synthetase: MQVWEGLGRVPAGTGPSVVTIGNFDGVHRGHAEVLAHVVAQGRARGAIAVAMTFDPHPSSVHRPHAVPDQITGLGDKLELLAAVGLDATLVVAYTADFASQGPEQFVRRYLVDALRPVLVVVGHDVRFGADNSGDRHTMAELGRRHGFDVEVLDDVASDEQRRWSSTWARELLAAGRMEELTDVLGREHTMRGAVVHGEARGRLLGFPTANLDPASSGAVPADGVYAGWLVRGADTGDGDDGDGGGTAGERLPAAISVGTNPTFDGVVRQVEAHVIGRTDLDLYGEEVVVEFVRRLRPTVRYEGVEALVAQMHADCDEALAVLGLR, encoded by the coding sequence GTGCAGGTCTGGGAAGGTCTGGGACGCGTGCCGGCCGGCACGGGTCCGAGCGTGGTGACCATCGGGAACTTCGACGGCGTGCACCGCGGTCACGCGGAGGTGCTCGCCCACGTGGTGGCGCAGGGCCGCGCGCGCGGCGCCATCGCCGTCGCCATGACGTTCGACCCGCACCCCTCGAGCGTGCACCGACCCCACGCCGTGCCGGACCAGATCACCGGGCTCGGCGACAAGCTGGAGCTGCTGGCCGCCGTCGGGCTCGACGCGACCCTCGTGGTCGCCTACACCGCGGACTTCGCCTCGCAGGGCCCGGAGCAGTTCGTGCGCCGCTACCTCGTGGACGCGCTGCGGCCCGTCCTGGTGGTCGTGGGTCACGACGTCCGGTTCGGCGCGGACAACAGCGGCGACCGCCACACCATGGCTGAGCTCGGGCGGCGGCACGGGTTCGACGTGGAGGTCCTGGACGACGTCGCCTCGGACGAGCAGCGCCGCTGGTCCTCGACCTGGGCCCGTGAGCTGCTCGCGGCCGGGCGCATGGAGGAGCTCACCGACGTGCTGGGGCGCGAGCACACGATGCGCGGCGCCGTCGTGCACGGCGAGGCGCGTGGGCGCCTGCTCGGGTTCCCGACGGCGAACCTCGACCCGGCCTCCTCCGGCGCAGTCCCGGCCGACGGCGTCTACGCCGGGTGGCTGGTGCGCGGCGCGGACACCGGCGATGGGGACGACGGCGACGGTGGCGGCACCGCGGGCGAGCGGCTGCCCGCTGCGATCTCCGTCGGCACGAACCCGACGTTCGACGGCGTCGTCCGTCAGGTCGAGGCGCACGTGATCGGTCGCACCGACCTCGACCTGTACGGCGAGGAGGTCGTGGTCGAGTTCGTCCGGCGGCTGCGGCCGACGGTGCGCTACGAGGGTGTGGAGGCGCTCGTGGCCCAGATGCACGCCGACTGCGACGAGGCGCTGGCGGTCCTGGGCCTGCGCTGA
- the rbfA gene encoding 30S ribosome-binding factor RbfA, translated as MSDNSRAIRLGEAIKEIVAVMLDQRIKDPRLGFLTVTDVRVTGDLQHATVFYTVLGDEAATADTAAALESAKGLLRSEVGRRTGVKFTPTLTFQLDSTPQTAADIAGALRAAQERDAEVAALAAGATYAGDADPYKKAPVLADDEADRSDTDAGASR; from the coding sequence GTGAGCGACAACTCCCGCGCGATCCGGCTCGGCGAGGCGATCAAGGAGATCGTCGCGGTGATGCTCGACCAGCGGATCAAGGATCCGCGACTCGGGTTCCTCACCGTGACGGACGTCCGGGTGACCGGCGACCTCCAGCACGCCACGGTGTTCTACACCGTGCTCGGGGACGAGGCCGCCACGGCGGACACGGCCGCGGCGCTGGAGTCCGCCAAGGGTCTGCTGCGCTCGGAGGTGGGTCGGCGCACCGGGGTGAAGTTCACCCCGACGCTGACCTTCCAGCTCGACTCGACGCCGCAGACGGCCGCCGACATCGCGGGCGCCCTCCGGGCGGCGCAGGAACGCGACGCCGAGGTGGCCGCGCTGGCCGCCGGGGCGACGTACGCCGGTGACGCCGACCCGTACAAGAAGGCGCCGGTCCTCGCCGACGACGAGGCCGACCGGTCCGACACGGACGCGGGAGCCTCGCGCTGA